Within Actinoplanes sp. L3-i22, the genomic segment CAAGCACTTTCTTCGGTCCTAACAACAGATTTTCGGGTGCAGGTCATAGTCCATCAGGTTTCTATCTATGATGGCACCGTAAATCTCAATGAGACGAACCTTTCTGATGTTATGTCGTCGCCGAGACCTGAACGAATATCAGATGTGATGGTCGTTGGGAGGGAGCAACTTTCTGGTACTACGGAGCGACTGGCCCTCATCGTTTACGCGGCCTCAGATCGAAACGAGGTCGACGATCGCCAGGCTGCATTCTTTAGCGATGCGCGCCGCGCCGCCTCAGGGGCCCCTGGCACACGGTACCTGACAGAGGCAGACGATGTTTGCGACCGTACGCTTGAGGTCGTGGTCGATTGGACTGCGTTGGCAGAGGGCATGAAAGATGGGACATCTGGGCGAAGCATTGCCGCCTTGAGGGAGGCCTGGCTGCGATACTGTGTCGAGCAGTACGGTCGACAAGAAGTCCCTGTTCGACTTTTCCTGAACGGATCGTCGCTCGTTTCCTTCACGGCTGGCGCGTTCTTGCCTAATGGTAGTCGCCTAGTTCCACACGACAATGGAGTACCGCGAAAAACGCAGCCTTCTTCAGGCTTGCAAGCGTCAGTCATGGCGATTTTGGATGGCGATAATGTAGGCCAGGCGATCGAGAACCGAATGCTTCAAAACGATACTAACGGTGTGCTCGACGCAAGTGCGGCGGTAGGTGACGCGCTGGAGTTACTCAGTCGGCGCCTGTCAGCCGTCTCTGGCGTTAAACAACTTTCTTTCGGCGGCGACAGTGCGCTATTTGAGATCGATGGGAATGCTGTCGAAATTTTCCTTCGTGAACTGGAAATTTCACGGACGTGCATTGACTTTCACTTCTCGTGCGGGTATGGACCGGATATTCGGAGTGCCTTCATTGCGTTAAGGTCCGCCAAAACTTCCGGAAAGAACGTAACCAAGTCTTATCGGTCCCTGTGACTAGAATAAACTAAGTGCGGCAATTCTTTACTCATCGAATTCTCGGTGAGGGGTCAGCAATCTCCACCGGCAGTTGAGCCTGCCGGTGGAGATGTGCGTGGTAGCTGGCTGGCACATGAGATTGATGGGTCGTCCCGCTGGAGAGCGGTCGGTTCAGGCCGGGCCGTCAGAGTTGGGGTAATGGCCTTCAGACGCAGAACAAAGTCGTCGAGTAGGGGCTCTGGCGCCGGATGGTTGCTGCCGCCCGTTCTCTGTCCGAGGTGCTCACGGGCGAGTGCGGCTAATGCACTGGTGAGGGGGTGCGTGCGGTGATGGCGACGCACGCGACCGGCATCGGTCCGTCGCTCGACGGCGATGGTCGCATCGTCAGGATCTGGATGCCGGCGTCGGCGATCTCGATTCCGGCCTCCAGTTCGATCAACCGGTGACCGGCGTGCGCCAGCAGTGGGCGTAGGTCCTCGATCGTCAGCGGATAGGCGGGGATCGGGTTGATTCCGTCCAGCAGAACGTCGCCCCCGAAGGTCACGAAGATGCGGTTGGCCCGGAGGTCGGGGCCGTACTGGACCACCAGACGGCCCTCGAAGAATTGGTCCTCCGCCGATTCTCGGGAGCCGGCCGTGTGCAGCCAACTGAGGCCATCGTTCAGCTGGCGCCGGACCTCGTCGCGGTCCTGTCCCAGCATGATCGAACCGACGCCTGTTCCTGGGGTGACGAGGTACGCCGAGGTCGTCGGCCTCGCGTCCGCACCGGCCGGAAAGGAGCTCATCTCGCCACGCATCTCATGTCCCGGCCCAACCGCCGTGACGGCCTGGACCTCGGCATTCGACCCTGCTCATCGGCTGGTCAGAACGTCGGCGAGAGGATCTTGCTCCCGGAGAGCGGCATGTGCGTCCCGGGATGACAGATGTCATCGACGGGGCGTGACGATCAGCCTCGGGGGACAGCGATGGTCGTCCATAGTGTCGTGGGTATGGATCACACGGATTCGCCGGCGTTCAGTGGCCGGGACGGGGCAGCCTGGTACGTCTCACTCTTCGGTGGGCTCAAGCGCCGCGGCGGCTGGAAGATGCCGCGTGACATGCGGTTCGTGGGCACGGTCGGCGGGCTCAACCTGGACCTCAGCGGGGCCGGCCTGGTGCCCGGGGAGCCGTACTGGATCACCAAGTTCAGCCTGGTCGGTGGGGTGTCGTTGCAGGTCCCGGCCGGGGTGAGCGTGGTGCCCGAGGGGTTCCGGATCTTCGGCCCGGTGCGGAACGCGGCGCCGGTCACCGGTGGGGACGAGATCGTCGTGAAGGTGCGGGCGTTCGGGCTGGTCGGCGGCATTCACGTGGAGCGCGTCTGATCGGCAAGTGTGCGCTTCCGGTGGGCCGGGTATCGGCGCACTCGTGGACAACAGCGCGGGCGACGGCCGTACCGAAGAAGAAGGTAATAAGGAAAAAGGCAGCGCCTGGACGGTGATCGTGGCGGTGTCCGCCAACCTGGCCATCGCGATCGCGAAGATCGTCGCCGGGTTCCTGACCGGGTCCGCGTCGATGTGGGCGGAGGCCGCGCACTCGGTCGCGGACACCGGCAACGAGGTGTTGTTGCTGGTCGGCCTGCGGAAGTCGCGGAAGGGGCCGGATGCGCGGCATCCCTTCGGGTACGGGCAGGAGCGGTACTTCTGGACGTTCCTGGCCGCGCTGGGCATCTTCCTGGTCGGCGGCGTGCTGTCGATCGGCGAGGGGGTGCGCAGCCTGATGAACCCGGAGCCGGTCGAGTCGCTCTGGGTCGGTGTCGGTGTGCTCGTGGTGGCCGCCGGGTTCGAGAGCTACTCCTGGTACACCGCGCACAAGCAGCTGCGCGAGGAGGCCCGCGAGCAGGACCGGTCGATGCGGCATCACCTGCGGCACTCCTCGGATCCGAGCGCGACCACCGTCTTCCTGGAGGACACCGCGGCCCTGATCGGCCTGGCGGTGGCGCTGGCCGCGCTGGTCCTGCACGCGGTGACCGGGTGGGCCGGTTGGGACGCGGTCGGCAGCATGACGATCGGCCTGCTGCTGATCGGGGTCGCGTTCCTGCTGGCCCGACGGTCGAAGGGGCTGCTGCTGGACGAGTCGGCGCCGGCCGACGTGCTCGATCCGATCCGCGAGCGGGTCGCGGCCGAGGACTGGGTGGCCGAGATCCGGGATCTGCACGCGGTCTGGGTCGGGCCGTCGCAGCTGCTGGTCAACCTGCGGGTGACGCCGACCGGCGAGCGGGATCTGGTGAGCCGGGTGACGGGCTTGCGGCATGCTCTTCTGGATGACGAGTCGATCACCCAGGTGACGGTCACTCTGGAGTGATTGCGGCCCGGGAATGGGCACGGCAATGGCCGATGAATTGCGGTCTCCGCATTGCCTACCGGGCCGATCAGAACGACCGAATAGGTGGCCGGTTACTGTCTCTACATCGTAACAAAAGGTGCATAAAAGTACCCAGGCTGCATTTTCCGTAAACCCCAGCGAAGCGGGCTTTCTCCGGTCCAGGCTTATGGGCGCGTCAGGCCACCCCCGGCCGGCGCCGAACCGAGCGCCCGGCCACCCCCGGCCGGCGCCGAGCCAACGACCGAGAGGGTGCGCGGAGATGAGTGCGGTTGCCGCAGAGGCGGCGCGGCGGACCACCGGCACGCTGCAGGACCTGGTCTCGCCACTGGGCGGCCTGATAACCACCGTCACGCAGCTGGCGGTCGAACCGTCGAACCCGCCGCTGCAGGTGTTCTCCGCCGACCTCGGCGACGTGTCGACGGTGATCACCAACCTGTGCGGGCCGGAGTGCCTGGGCAGCCTCGACGGCACCGGGACCGGGGTGGACCCGGAACTCGCCCGGATCGTCGGGATCGCCGAGGCGCTGGAACGGTACGCCAACTGCATCTTCGACGAGAAGCAGATCCGCTGGGCGTCCGCCGAGGAACTCGGGGACGAGGCGCTCGACCTGGACGCGCTGCCCCGGGTGTCGGCGACCGAGCTCGCCGACCCGCACTGCGGGATCGCCGTGCCCGACAAAACCGCGCAGATGCGCTGGGTGCGGGGGATGAATCTGCGTACCCGGAAATTGTCCTGGATTCCGGCGGTCCTCGTTTACATGCACTTTTCCGCGCACGGGGCGGAAAGCATCACCAACCCGATCTCGACCGGCGCGGCGGCGCATTACGACCCGGCGCGGGCGATCTGCGGCGCGCTCTGCGAGGTGATCGAGCGCGACGCGATCAGCCTGATCTGGCTGCAGCGGCTCGCCCTGCCGCGGCTCGAACTCGACGTGGTCGGGCCGCAGCTGCGGCGCTTCCTGGATCTGTGCGCGGACCGGGACGTGACCGTCGAGCTGTTCGACGCGACCACCGACCTCGGGATCCCGACCGTGTACGCGGTCTCGATCGCGCGCGAGCACCCGACCTGCCGTACCGTCGTCGCCTGCGCCACCGGCCTCGACCCGCAGGCCGCCGCCGCGAAGGCGATCTCCGAGACGGTGTCGGTGCGGATCGCCCTGCAGGGTGACCGGGCGCCGGACGACGTGCACGACTTCACCGGGGTGTCCGACGGCGCGATCTACATGGCCGCCCCGGAGCGGGCCGACGCGTTCGACTTCCTGCTGAACAGCCCGGCGCGGCGCCGGCTGTCCGAGATGCCGACGCTGACCGCCGGCGACTCGACCGCGGACCTGCGGCTGGTGCTCGATCGGCTGGACGCGAGCGGGCTGGACTCGTACCTCGTCGATCTGACCCCGGACGAGGCCCTGCGCGTCGGGATGACCGTGGTCCGCGCGGTGATCCCCGGGCTGCTGCCGCTCTCCTTCACCTACCGCTCGCGCTTCCTCGGCAGTCCCCGGCTCTACGAGGCGCCGGTCCGGATGGGTCACCCGAGCCGGGCGGAGCACGAGCTCAACTCATGGCCGCAGCCGTTCGCCTGATGTCACCGGGAGCCAGCATGTACCACCTGATCGTCACTCCGGTCGGTCCGTTCGGGTTCGCGGTCGCCGAGCGGCTGCGTGACCTGTGCACCGACGTCTCGATCGTCGACGCGCCGGGCTTTTCAAAGACCAAGACCGATTTATCCGTACGTAGTGTGAAAGTGCTCGCCTCCTGGCGCCGAACGCCGCGCCTGGAGCGCGAGTTCGACGACGAGTCGTTCCGCACCGGACAGCCCTGGCTGCCGGTGATCCTCGACCACCCGCAACTGGAGATCGGCCCGGCCGTCGTCCCCGGCCTGGGCGCGTGCCACGACTGCTACCGCCGCCGGCTCGCGCAGCACGACAACGCCCGGGTGATCCGCGCGGCCATCGGCGACCACTACGACGCGCACCCGGAGTCCGGGCCGGACGGCTACCTGCCGTCGACGGCGCTGCTCGCGGCGGCCGTCGTGGCCGACGTGGTGGACCGGCTGCGGACCGACGCGGCGGCCGAGGCCGGCCGGGTCCGCCAGATCGAGGTGCCGACCCAGCAGGTACGGACCGGACGGGCGGTCGGCGTGCACGGCTGCCCCCGGTGCGGGCTGGGGCGGGACGAGACGACGCGGTCGTACGAACGGCTGCCCGAGATGCTGCAGGGAGTCTGGCGATGATCCAGGTCGAGGAGGCCACCCGGTCCGAGGGCCGGTTGACCGCAACCACCATGGCGTACGCCGTCGCCGCCGACCCCCAGTTCAGCGTGCCGGTCCGGCCCTGCCTGGCGGCCGGTCTGGTCGAGGTGCCGCTGGTCGACGGGGTCGCGTTCCCGGGCACCGGCAACCGGCAGACGGTCCTGCGTGGCCGGTCGGCGGTCCAGCTGATCCCGCGGCTGCTGCCGCACCTGGACGGCACCCGCACCGTCGAGGAGCTGGCCGAGGTGATCCCCGGCGTGCCGGTGAGCACGCTGCGTGCCTGCGTGTCGCTGCTCTACGTGAGCGGGTTGCTGCAGGACGGGCCGGTCGGCGCGCCCGTCGAGGTGATCCCGGCCGAGGTCGCCGGATACCTCGGCCGCAACCTGGACACCACCCGGGTCAACCGCAGCCGCGACGAGGCCTGCGAACGGCTCGCCCGGACCCGGGTGCTGGTCGCCGGCACCGGGCCGCTGGCCGCGACGCTCCGCACCGAGCTGGCCGGAGCCGGCGCCGACGCGCACGCCTGGACCGGCGAGCCGCTGACCGTCGGGGACTTCCTGGTCGCCGTCGACAACGGGGACGCGGCCGCGATGGCCGAGGTCGACGCGGCCTGCCGCGCGGCCGGGACCGGCTGGCTGCGTACCGCGGCCGGCACGGACACCGCCGAGATCGGGCCACTGTTCGACGCCCGCTACACCTGCTGCCACGACTGCTTCTCGCGCTGTCGTCCGGAACTGTCCGGCGAGCCGACGCCGGCGCGGGCCGCGATGTGGGCGGCGCTGGCCGCGACCGAGGTCGTGCACCTGCTGTCCCGGGTCGGCCAGGTCGCGTCGATGCAGGTCTGCACGGTCTACGACCTCGCCGGGTGGTCGCAGCGGGCGGTCGGCGCCTACCGCCGGCCGGGCTGCCCGAACTGCCTGCCCACCGACCCACGGGCGGAATCGGACACGCCGCCGCTGGCGCACCGTTACGAGCAGGCCGTCGCGTTCCCGCCCCGCGAATGGCTCAACCCCAAGGAGCACCAGGCGCACTACCGGCCCGCGAACCACGCACTGCAGCGCTACAACAAGGAATATCAGGCCGCTGCGCGCCTCGCGCTGGGCGCCGGGTCACTGTCAGACCTTCTTCGCCGTACGGCGGGATTGCGTGACCTGGGTGACAAGGGCAGTCCCGGTCAGATCAGCCGGTGGTCGCCGACCGGGGGGAACCTCGGCTCGGTGCAGGCCTACCTGCTCGCCCGGGACATCCCCGGGGTGGATCCGGGCTGGTACTTCTACCAGCGCGCCGACCACAGCCTGGGCCGGATCCGGGCTGCCTCGGCCGGGGTCTGCCCGGAGCTCGAGGACACCGATCCGTCCGCGCTGCTGGTCCTCACCGGCACGCTCGACGTGGTCGCCGCCAAGTACCACGACTTCGCGTACCGGATCCTCTGCCTCGACGCCGGGGTCGCGCTCGCCCAGCTCGCCGCGGTCGCCGCCACCCACGGCATGACCAGCCGCTTCGCCGACCGCTGGGACGACACCGCCATCTACGACGCGCTGCGGCTGGACCCCGCGGCCGAGCCGGTGACCGCCGTGGTCGCCCTGAAGGGGATCCGATGACCACGACCGTCGACGAGGACCGCTACCAGTTGCTGGACGGACTGCTGGCCGACACCCGGCTCGACGCGGCGGCGGCCCGCCGCCCGCTGCGTCCGGCACCCGCCCACCTGCTGACCGTCTCCGATCAGGGGCCGGTCATCGCGCTGCCCGACCCGGCGCCGCCCCGCGCCGAGCTGGACGACGTGCTGGCCGACCGGGTCGCCGTCCGCGACTACGCGCCCACCCCGCTGACCACCGCCGAGGTCTCGGCGATCTGCGCGGCCGCCGACCTGATGGACGTCGAGGCGTGGCCGCGCGAGCAGCAGGCCGGGCTCGGGCTGGAGCTCTACCTGGCGGCCTGGCGGGTGGACGGCGTGGACACCGGGCTCTACCGCTACCTGCCCGAGCAGCGCGCGCTGCGCCGGGTCGCCGACCTGCCGTCCGGGGCCGAGGCCGCCGAACTGGTCATGCAGGAGGAGTTCGCCGAGGCGGCCGCGCTGCTGCTGATCACCGGGAACCTGGCCGGCGCGATCGACCGGCACGGCAGCCACGGCCACCGGCTCCTGCTGACCCGCGGCGGCGCGGCCGGGCACGCCGCCTGGCTGGCCGCCCTGCGCCTGCGCCTGGTCGGCACCGTCTTCGCCGGCCTGCTGCCGCACGTGCTGCGCGAACGCGCCGGCGCCGACGGCTATCACCGGGCCCCGCTGCTCGCCTTCGCCGCCGGTCGCGCCGCGGCGGACGCGACGGCCTGACGCCCGGTCCACAGTCTGGGGTCCGCGCTTCCGGCGTCCGGGCCCCGGCCGGAAGGCCCACTGGCCGGACGGCATCCGCATGACAACGACACATCGAAGGAGCTGAGTCGCCATGCACACTGAACTGAATGGACCCGAGGTCTTCGAGGAACTCGACCTCTGGCTCGAGGACGACCTGACCGCTGAGCAGCTGCCGATCGTGGTCAGCGCGTCCCTGCTGGGAACCGGCGGGTGCAACGGCTGCGGCCCGTGCCGCGGTTGTGGCCCGTGCCGTGGCTGTGGCCCGTGCCGCGGTTGTGGCCCGTGCCGTGGTTGCGGCCCGTGCCGCGGCTGTGGCCCGTGCGGCGGCTGTGGCAGCGGCGGTTCGTGCGCCAGCTGCCGCTGACGCCCGTGCAGCAGCTGCGTCGGCGTCTCGTGCGCCAGCGGCAGCTGACGCGCTGACGCCCTGCGCAGCTGAACTCGGCCGGGGGTGCGCCACCCGGCGTGCCTCCGGCCGGCCCGTCACCTCCGACGGGGGTGCGCCACCCGGCGTGCCTCCGGGCCGGCCCCGTCACCTCCGATCTCTTCGGCTTTTTCTCCGGGAAGCGACCATGACCACCACTGACTGGCTCGAAGGGCCTGTCGCCCTGGCCCCCCAGGTCACCCTCATCGACGGCGCCGACGGGCACCCGCTGCTCTTCGACCCGGAGACCGGCACCTACGTCCGGATCAGCCCGACCGGCGCGCGCCTGGTCCCGCTGCTCGACGGCAGCCGCACCGGAACCGCTCTGCTGGACGCCGCCCGTCGCTCGCGCGGCCCCGAAGGCGTCCGTGATCGTGCCCCTGTGCTGTTGTCATTTCTCACCGATCTGCGGGCGGCCGGCGTGCTCTCCGTGCCGCCCGAACCACTGGGTGGCCGGGACCTGTTCATCGCCCGCTTCTTCCGCCTCACACCGCGCATCCGGATCCCGGCCCGGCACCTCAACCGGATCCTGCGCCCGCCGTCGATGGTGCTGGCCCGCTTCCCCCGCACGATCACCTCGCTCCTGCTCCTGGCCGCGGTGGCGTCCGTGGTCACCATCGCGCTGGCGCTGACCCTGCCCGCCCCGCTCGACTTCGTCGGCCCGCCCTGGCTGCTCACCGTAGCCGTGCTGCTGGTCCAGGCCACCGTGCACGAGATGGGCCACGCCGCGGTCTGCCAGGCACTCGGCGTGCCGGTGCGGGAGGCCGGGGTGAAGCTGTTCTGCTTCCTGATCCCGTTGACCTACGTGGACCGGACCGACGCCTACCGCGTCCGCTCCCGCTTCGGCCGCAGCGCGGTGGCCCTGGTCGGCCCGCTGATCGACGTGGCCGCGGCCGGCCTGTCCGGTCTGCTGATCGCCATCGACCCGGTCCGCTTCGGCGACGTGCGCTGGCTCCTGGGTATGCAGTTGTTCGTCATCTTCAACAACCTCAACCCGCTGCTCCCGGTGACCGACGGTCACCACGCGATGGAAGCGGCGATGGGCGAGATCAACCTGCGCGACCGAGCCTTCCGCTACATGGGCCACGTCCTGTTCCGCATGCCACTGCCCGCCGCCCACCGGGCGGTCTCCACCGCCCGGCGCCGCGTCTACCTGGCCTACGGCCTGATCAGCACGGTCTTCGTAGCGCTACTCCTCACCATGATCTCGATGAACTACTACCACCTGATCACCCAATTCCTGTCCTGACCCGCCTCCGCGCCTCCGCGCCTCCGCGCCTCCCAGCTCGGCCCAGCCCAGCTCGGCTCGGCCCGGCTGGTCAGGCGGCGCCGAGGCCCTGCTTGTTGAGCCAGTCCAGGGACGTCTGGGCGACCTCGCGCCACCCGTGGTCAATCGTCAGCGAGTGACCGCGGTCGGCGAACTGGATCAGGTCGGTGACCGCCGAGGACTTCCGGTACTGCTTGGCGGTCGCGCGGGTGATCACCTCCGGGACGGTGTGGTCCTTGCCGCCGGCGATCAGCAGCAGCGGGCCGCGGTCCTCGTTGCCGGTGTTCACCTCGGCGGGGGAGTGCAGCGAGAAGTTCGCCGCGGCGGCCTCGAACAGCGGCTTGCCCGGCGCCGGGATCGTCCAGCGCTCGTGCAGCTCGTCGGACTCCTCGGCCGGCAGCGTGTTGCCGAAGCTGTACCGGAACTGCTCGGCGGTCAGCGACACCGCGCGGTGCCGGTTCGCCGGGTTCCGGAAGACCGGCAGC encodes:
- a CDS encoding YcaO-like family protein, producing the protein MSAVAAEAARRTTGTLQDLVSPLGGLITTVTQLAVEPSNPPLQVFSADLGDVSTVITNLCGPECLGSLDGTGTGVDPELARIVGIAEALERYANCIFDEKQIRWASAEELGDEALDLDALPRVSATELADPHCGIAVPDKTAQMRWVRGMNLRTRKLSWIPAVLVYMHFSAHGAESITNPISTGAAAHYDPARAICGALCEVIERDAISLIWLQRLALPRLELDVVGPQLRRFLDLCADRDVTVELFDATTDLGIPTVYAVSIAREHPTCRTVVACATGLDPQAAAAKAISETVSVRIALQGDRAPDDVHDFTGVSDGAIYMAAPERADAFDFLLNSPARRRLSEMPTLTAGDSTADLRLVLDRLDASGLDSYLVDLTPDEALRVGMTVVRAVIPGLLPLSFTYRSRFLGSPRLYEAPVRMGHPSRAEHELNSWPQPFA
- a CDS encoding TOMM precursor leader peptide-binding protein — encoded protein: MYHLIVTPVGPFGFAVAERLRDLCTDVSIVDAPGFSKTKTDLSVRSVKVLASWRRTPRLEREFDDESFRTGQPWLPVILDHPQLEIGPAVVPGLGACHDCYRRRLAQHDNARVIRAAIGDHYDAHPESGPDGYLPSTALLAAAVVADVVDRLRTDAAAEAGRVRQIEVPTQQVRTGRAVGVHGCPRCGLGRDETTRSYERLPEMLQGVWR
- a CDS encoding alpha/beta hydrolase; the encoded protein is MSTVVFIHGLWLHSTSWTPWQEFFEAAGYRTLAPEWPGTPDTVAAARTDPDSIADHGIDDVTQHYARIIEGLDEAPILIGHSFGGMISEKLLGLGHGAGAVAIDAAQIKGVLPLPLSALHSTLPVFRNPANRHRAVSLTAEQFRYSFGNTLPAEESDELHERWTIPAPGKPLFEAAAANFSLHSPAEVNTGNEDRGPLLLIAGGKDHTVPEVITRATAKQYRKSSAVTDLIQFADRGHSLTIDHGWREVAQTSLDWLNKQGLGAA
- a CDS encoding mCpol domain-containing protein gives rise to the protein MRDDLVGKPASRAEWALKTMRFRLDEAELLTNDDTSLFLYFLARNPDAFALGSLLRNVIPPASRPGIQALSSVLTTDFRVQVIVHQVSIYDGTVNLNETNLSDVMSSPRPERISDVMVVGREQLSGTTERLALIVYAASDRNEVDDRQAAFFSDARRAASGAPGTRYLTEADDVCDRTLEVVVDWTALAEGMKDGTSGRSIAALREAWLRYCVEQYGRQEVPVRLFLNGSSLVSFTAGAFLPNGSRLVPHDNGVPRKTQPSSGLQASVMAILDGDNVGQAIENRMLQNDTNGVLDASAAVGDALELLSRRLSAVSGVKQLSFGGDSALFEIDGNAVEIFLRELEISRTCIDFHFSCGYGPDIRSAFIALRSAKTSGKNVTKSYRSL
- a CDS encoding cell wall-active antibiotics response protein codes for the protein MDHTDSPAFSGRDGAAWYVSLFGGLKRRGGWKMPRDMRFVGTVGGLNLDLSGAGLVPGEPYWITKFSLVGGVSLQVPAGVSVVPEGFRIFGPVRNAAPVTGGDEIVVKVRAFGLVGGIHVERV
- a CDS encoding cation diffusion facilitator family transporter; its protein translation is MDNSAGDGRTEEEGNKEKGSAWTVIVAVSANLAIAIAKIVAGFLTGSASMWAEAAHSVADTGNEVLLLVGLRKSRKGPDARHPFGYGQERYFWTFLAALGIFLVGGVLSIGEGVRSLMNPEPVESLWVGVGVLVVAAGFESYSWYTAHKQLREEAREQDRSMRHHLRHSSDPSATTVFLEDTAALIGLAVALAALVLHAVTGWAGWDAVGSMTIGLLLIGVAFLLARRSKGLLLDESAPADVLDPIRERVAAEDWVAEIRDLHAVWVGPSQLLVNLRVTPTGERDLVSRVTGLRHALLDDESITQVTVTLE